GGTCGTCTGTTTCCACTCATTATCGTAATTATCCAAACGATAGAAATACACAACAGAACTTGGACCGCCAACAGTCGACCAGTGGAACAACACATTTCTGTTTGATGAAGGAACCCCTTCCGCATGAGTTGAACTGAAAATTGTCGGCTTTTCGGGAGGAATGGTATCTACTATTATCCTCATCGTTGGAGACCAACCGCTTTCGTTTCCTAATCCGTCTTTCGCCTTCACGCGCCAGAACCAGACACCATCGGAAAGTGGTGGAGAAACTTGCCAACTTGTCTGTTGTATCCAGCCGGAGGTGCGATTTTCATGCGCGAAAGTGTCTACATCTGAAATTTGAAGTAGATACGAAACTGGTGGAGAGAAATCGCTAACGCCTGCCCATTCGAAAACTGGAGAGCTCGAAGATATGATATAATTCTGGGGAGGAAAAATCGGAGAAGGTACCGGTGGTGGTGTCGTGTCTACGTTCAGGACGAAGATCTGTGACCAAAAGCTTTCGTTTCCAGCGAAATCTTTTGCCTTAACACGCCAGAACCATGTGCCGTCAGAAAGGGTGGCAGACCAGCTTGTAGCAGATATCCATCCGGAATTCCAAACCTCTGGTGAAAAATTCGGATTTTTGCTTATCGAAATCATATAGCTTATTGGCGGAGAGTCATCCAAAACCTCTGACCAAGAGAAAGTAACCGTAGATGATCTTGTGCTGGAATTATTGAACGGCAAAAGCAGAGAAGGTGAGGAAGGAGGAGTAGTATCAATTGTAAAACTTCTCTGCCCTGACCAGACTCCCTCGTTTCCCGCGTTGTCTCGTGCCTTGACTTTCCAGTAATACCTGCCGTTTGGTAGCGGCGGTGTTAAAACCCAGCTGGTCGAAAGTATCCATCCAGAACTCCTATTCTCATGCTGAAAGAGAGGGTCATCGCTGACGGCAACTAAATACATCACTGGAAGAGAATTTTCTTGTACTCCCTGCCAAACCAAAATTGGTGCACTAGTACTCACCACTTCATTATCCAATGGTGAAATGAGATTTGGAGCATTTGGAGGGACTGTGTCCACTCTGAAGCTCCGAATTTCTGACCAATCTCCCTCATTTCCAGCGTTGTCTCGGGCTTTTACCCTCCAGTACCAAACACCATCGCCCAGACTGGGGGACGTCCACTGATTGTTGGATATCCATCCGGAGCTGATGTTTTCATACGGAAATTCGTAATTATCGCTTATGGAAACGAGATACAAAACCGGAAGGGAGTTTTCTACAACACTCTGCCAGCTGAAAATTGGTGTGACATTATTCGTGTTCTCACCCTCAAGCGGATTGAGGAGAACTGGTGGTGGAGGGTTTACTGTGTCCACTCTGAACCATATTTCTGAATTCTCGCTCAGAAATCTGGCGTTATCTCTCGCTTGAATGCGGGCATACCATATACCATCGGGAAGCGGTGACGTCAGCGCCCAAGTTGTGTTTTCTATCCATCCTGAATCCACGTCAACTGATGAAAAATCTGGGTCGTTATCAATCCAAAGCCTGTATAAAACTGGAGGCGAAGAACTCCATACTTCAGTCCAGCTGATAACGAATTCATTTTCTCCAATGTTTTCGCCAAGCGAAGGATAGAGAAATGTGGGTGCAAGGAGAGTTGGGATGTACGTCACAGAAATCTCGCGGATCTCTGGAGCGCTACCAAAAAGCTCCAGCCGGTATTGAAGATAACGCCCTGAAGGAAGGTTTTCGTTCTCCATTCCATTTTGATGGACAATCCAGTCCGTCCAGCCACCATCGTACGGGTTGTTGTCCATCCCTGTACGCAATTTTATCACGATTTCCGATCCGGGGGGTTTGTTAGCAATCAATCTGACATTCTTCCAGTCAGCTGTTCTGTGGCTATCGAATATGTTAGATTCAATCCAGCCCGAGACGCTTCCCGGTGAAAGAGTTATCTTTCCGGAATTCTCCCAGATGATGTTTTCGGCTGAATAAAACCAAGCATAAGAACGAGTGAATCTTCCTACTTCTAGCTCTTTGATACCACCATCCCAGGTCGTCTGTGTCCATGTGAAGGTGGGAGCAATGACTGGTTGTTCGGGCGAAATCCCGCCGACAACAACAAGAGCAAATGGCTGAGCATCGGTTTCCGGTTCGCCCATCGGAACGTTGTAGCCTATCACCTCAATCTTGTAAATCCCGGTTGGAAATCTGTTGTTTTCTGGAGTCAGGATCACGGCTTCCTCTGTGTTTCGCCTGTCGGCTGAACCACCTGCAACCGAAAATCCTGGATTGTATCCTGCAAAAACATTGCCGAGGTAGACGTTTCCATTTGGATCCGTGACCTTCAGATCAAGATCGTTCACGAGTTGAATCGAGGCACTTGGACTCCCAGGGTAATCGGTCCAGCATAGCACAAACTTCAACGGTTGTGTGTTGTCGATTATGTTGACAAAATATGTTGCTGTTTCTCCTGTGGAAATTCCCAGTCTGTTATCAACGACCCACATACGTTTGTTGTCGCCCTCAAAGTAAAGAGAATTGTTCAAGTTTACCCTTCCCCATCCCTGATCCCAATTCGGGTAGAAGTAACCGTTGTAGTATGCATACTGTCCATTTATCTCAACGGCTCCGGCGATGAGTGTGGCCTTTACGAGGGCGGAGGAGGGCTCGAATGCGTCCGCGGGGTTTCTTTTTCCGCTGGGATACCACCCTTCCTCGTAGTATTGTCTAATCAAGGCAACTGAGCCGGCTACGGCGGGCGTGGACATGCTCGTTCCACTTTTCTGGATGTACAAGTTATCTCCCTCAAAATTCGCAGACCATATAAACTGACCGGGTGCGACAACGGTCGGTCTTATTCTATTGTCCTGGGTGGGTCCACGACTGCTGTAATACCAAATGTCGTTGGAGGATACACCATTTTTCGTGGCGCCTACGGCAATCACATTCTTTGCTTCTGCTTGAGCGCTCAGAGTCCCAGATGATGGGCCTGAATTTCCCATTCCATAAAGAATTGTGAAATCTTTGTGAAGCCAAAGAAAATTGTCGATTCGCTGACTTTCCGAAGTGTAGCCGCTACCGCCTCCCCAGCTATTTGTGTGAATTAGGGAGCCAACGTCGTAAGCCGGTTCAAACATTTTGAAAAAATCATCTGGTGGGTAAATGTAGGGATCTGAATCGCTGTCGATATCTTGCATTACTATTCTTGCGACGAAAGCGTGCCCATCGTGTTTGGCAACATCATAAGCGAACAAAGTACCTGCATCACCGGCAACTGTCCCCGCGACATGTGTCCCATGACCGCTCTCGTCACCCAAGGCTCCTCCAGCGCCCTCGGGTACGTAGTACGCTCGTATTTTACGGTGGTTTATTCCTACGTTCTCGCTGTCCACAAACATCTCGTGGGTGATGCGAATACCGGTGTCGG
This region of Candidatus Hadarchaeales archaeon genomic DNA includes:
- a CDS encoding S8 family serine peptidase, with the translated sequence MWSETNLLLVQMKGPIMPDWKKELQEIGRCEILWYIPDYTFLIKTKDFSTLEKIRNLSYVQWAGPYLPQYKIHPDLLQKWGDVSVRVVMIENSLIGRVNKSDLLALASLDEVLWIEPYTQPKIFNENARWVVQSGIYHFAPVHENGLHGENQLITIADTGIRITHEMFVDSENVGINHRKIRAYYVPEGAGGALGDESGHGTHVAGTVAGDAGTLFAYDVAKHDGHAFVARIVMQDIDSDSDPYIYPPDDFFKMFEPAYDVGSLIHTNSWGGGSGYTSESQRIDNFLWLHKDFTILYGMGNSGPSSGTLSAQAEAKNVIAVGATKNGVSSNDIWYYSSRGPTQDNRIRPTVVAPGQFIWSANFEGDNLYIQKSGTSMSTPAVAGSVALIRQYYEEGWYPSGKRNPADAFEPSSALVKATLIAGAVEINGQYAYYNGYFYPNWDQGWGRVNLNNSLYFEGDNKRMWVVDNRLGISTGETATYFVNIIDNTQPLKFVLCWTDYPGSPSASIQLVNDLDLKVTDPNGNVYLGNVFAGYNPGFSVAGGSADRRNTEEAVILTPENNRFPTGIYKIEVIGYNVPMGEPETDAQPFALVVVGGISPEQPVIAPTFTWTQTTWDGGIKELEVGRFTRSYAWFYSAENIIWENSGKITLSPGSVSGWIESNIFDSHRTADWKNVRLIANKPPGSEIVIKLRTGMDNNPYDGGWTDWIVHQNGMENENLPSGRYLQYRLELFGSAPEIREISVTYIPTLLAPTFLYPSLGENIGENEFVISWTEVWSSSPPVLYRLWIDNDPDFSSVDVDSGWIENTTWALTSPLPDGIWYARIQARDNARFLSENSEIWFRVDTVNPPPPVLLNPLEGENTNNVTPIFSWQSVVENSLPVLYLVSISDNYEFPYENISSGWISNNQWTSPSLGDGVWYWRVKARDNAGNEGDWSEIRSFRVDTVPPNAPNLISPLDNEVVSTSAPILVWQGVQENSLPVMYLVAVSDDPLFQHENRSSGWILSTSWVLTPPLPNGRYYWKVKARDNAGNEGVWSGQRSFTIDTTPPSSPSLLLPFNNSSTRSSTVTFSWSEVLDDSPPISYMISISKNPNFSPEVWNSGWISATSWSATLSDGTWFWRVKAKDFAGNESFWSQIFVLNVDTTPPPVPSPIFPPQNYIISSSSPVFEWAGVSDFSPPVSYLLQISDVDTFAHENRTSGWIQQTSWQVSPPLSDGVWFWRVKAKDGLGNESGWSPTMRIIVDTIPPEKPTIFSSTHAEGVPSSNRNVLFHWSTVGGPSSVVYFYRLDNYDNEWKQTTETNVSYQGLPDGVFTFLLKAKDAGGESETGKYSIIVDTVPPDIEIFGLENENRLKSSSRIFTLKGRVEPGSTIEIDNLRVLADENGIFNVDLQLSEGLNLFLLKIVDRAGNVTERQLVVEWPGPSWVQKYKIVIFIGCVSIAALAVFWKIYRLPRMKRRKRKRRSSR